The following are encoded together in the Oncorhynchus nerka isolate Pitt River linkage group LG25, Oner_Uvic_2.0, whole genome shotgun sequence genome:
- the LOC115109232 gene encoding cortexin-1-like — protein sequence MNDVPTLDYELLLSPGPSLPGAPSSPPLVGGDAEQRTAFAFVGLLMLFLVFLLVRCFRILLDPYSRMPSSSWTEHKEGAERGQFDYTLV from the coding sequence ATGAATGATGTCCCCACTCTGGACTATGAGCTGCTGCTGTCCCCTGGGCCCTCCCTCCCTGGGGCCCCCAGCAGTCCTCCTCTGGTGGGGGGTGACGCAGAGCAGAGGACGGCCTTTGCCTTCGTGGGGCTCCTCATGCTCTTCCTTGTCTTCCTGCTGGTGCGCTGCTTCCGCATCCTGCTGGACCCCTACAGCCGCATGCCATCCTCCTCCTGGACCGAACACAAAGAGGGTGCAGAGAGGGGGCAGTTTGACTACACCCTGGTCTAg